Genomic window (Lewinellaceae bacterium):
CCGAGGGGAATGAGAAGGGGTTCCAGCAGAAAAGGCCTACAAAATTTTGCGCCAGGTGTATTTCATACCTCATGCTGAACAGTTACGCCAAAAATTAAAATCAGCTTTCCGGCAAGAAACTCCTGGGAGATCGTTAAATTAGGAGCCTCAATAATCATCCGCCATGCCTGAAAGCCCCTACATTGCCATCGTCGGCGCCGCCACCATCGATCTCACCGGCTTCGCCCGGCAACCTCTGAGGTACGAAGACTCCAACCCGGGCAGCCTGAAAGTTTCCATTGGGGGCGTAGGGCGAAACATCGCCGAAAACCTGGCCCGCCTGGGGCTGTCCACCCGGTTGATCTGCGCCATCGGAGACGACATTTACGGCGACCTCATCCAGAGCAGTTGCCAGGAAATCGGCATTGACATTCAGGACAGCTTATTTTTAAAGAACCGCGAGTCGCCTATCTACCTGTCGATCCTGGATGACAAAAACGACCTGGCTCTTGGATTGTCAGCCATGGATATTTGCGAGGAGATGGATGTGGCGTTCATCCGGCAGAAAGAGCCGCTGATCCGGCAGGCAAGCCTGGCCGTGCTGGACACAAACGTGCCCGAAGAGGTGCTGTCTGATGTGGTGCGGCGGGTTCCTTCCCAAAGGTATTTCCTGGATACGGTCGATGGGGGCAAAGCCTTGCGGGCCAGGAATATCCTGTCCAGCCTGTTTTTGATAAAAACCAATGTACTGGAAGCGGAAATATTGTCGGGCATTAAGATTGCCAATGCGGACAACCTGAAAGATGCCGCTTCTTTTTTCCATGAAGCAGGTGTGGACAAAGTATTCATTACCAGAGGAGAGCAAGGCGTTTTCTACAGTGGCGAAGGAGTTGCCGAGGCAGTAGATTCAGAAAAAGTAGCACCGGTCAACACCAATGGCGCCGGCGATGCTTTTACCGCCGGCTTGATCTACGCCTATTGCCAGGGCATGGCCTTCCGGCAGTGGGCCAGGGTGGGCATGGCTTGCGCCAAAATAACCATTGCTCATGAAAATACGGTAAATCCTGAGATCAGCGAAAAGCAGATACTTTCATTAAACAACGGCAAATGACAAAATCCAACCGTCGGAAGATTATCTTTCTGATCTCCTTCTGGGTTTTGGCCGCAGTATTTATTTCCACTTACGAAGCGGTTACGCTGCGCTTTAAATCCCCTTTGGAAGGAGCATCCTACAATTTTTGGAGGAGCCTGGCCACTGTGACCGTGGTTGCCCTCATTGGAAGCACGGTCGTTGCCTCTTTTGAGGTGCTGTACTTTGCCAGGAAGTTGCGCAAGCGTTCATTTGGCCTGGTCCTGCTGGTCAAAACGCTGTTTTATTTGGCCAGCATGCTGATTTTTATTTCCCTCGCTTTTTGGGCCATCATCAGTTTTGAACTGGACCAGCCGCCTTTTCATCACACCGTAACTACGAAAGCATGGGGGTTGATCTCCAGCGCCAAATTTATTGTGACGATGGCCTATTGGGGCATTGCCATCCTGTTTGCGCTGTTC
Coding sequences:
- a CDS encoding carbohydrate kinase family protein, which gives rise to MPESPYIAIVGAATIDLTGFARQPLRYEDSNPGSLKVSIGGVGRNIAENLARLGLSTRLICAIGDDIYGDLIQSSCQEIGIDIQDSLFLKNRESPIYLSILDDKNDLALGLSAMDICEEMDVAFIRQKEPLIRQASLAVLDTNVPEEVLSDVVRRVPSQRYFLDTVDGGKALRARNILSSLFLIKTNVLEAEILSGIKIANADNLKDAASFFHEAGVDKVFITRGEQGVFYSGEGVAEAVDSEKVAPVNTNGAGDAFTAGLIYAYCQGMAFRQWARVGMACAKITIAHENTVNPEISEKQILSLNNGK